In one Candidatus Planktophila versatilis genomic region, the following are encoded:
- the pcrA gene encoding DNA helicase PcrA, which yields MSATDPLLDGLNPQQQKAVSHAGSPLLVVAGAGSGKTRVLTRRIAYIMARRDVRPYEILAITFTNKAAGEMKERVTELVGPVAKSMWVSTFHSSCVRMLRQEVERLGYSSTFSIYDSADSQKLISRVMETLNLDSKRYPVRQFQNLISNAKNELQTPYEYLSQASNQFETIVADVYTLYEKRLQQANAMDFDDLIMKTVQVLQKFPEAKARFRSRFRHILIDEYQDTNHAQYQLVKELTGVEGDGFPLAELCVVGDADQSIYGFRGATIRNILQFEVDYPNATTVLLEQNYRSTQNILSAANAVITKNESRKEKNLWSDAGAGAPLTGYVAESEYDEAEFIEGEIRSLQDMGHSNPGDTAIFYRTNAQSRIFEEVFMRAAIPYKVVGGLRFYERKEVKDLLAYLRVLANPDDEVSLRRVINFPKRGIGDRALEEVELFAELHGISFWNALLRVTEATAVPNKAAHSISSFTSMLTALQTLVEAKTKPSVIIEAVLEQSGLLTELEASTDSQDEVRVENLKELVSASMDYEGRPFEELIEDEEISLSGFLEKVSLVADADEIPDGADHGGVVTLMTLHTAKGLEFPTVFLTGMEDGIFPHARTLDDPKEIEEERRLAYVGLTRAEKRLYISRAEYRLTFGTPKYNPASRFLDEIPAELIQWNSEARSSFTSSSGVKKSRLPSGPPPRATGKKSTAMALVVGQRVSHDTFGLGTVVSLAGEGDKSEATINFGAYGDKRLLLRYAPVTAL from the coding sequence ATGAGCGCGACCGACCCATTGCTAGACGGACTCAATCCGCAGCAACAGAAGGCGGTTTCCCATGCCGGATCACCGCTGCTGGTTGTGGCAGGTGCTGGTTCTGGAAAGACGCGCGTGCTCACACGCCGAATTGCATACATTATGGCTAGACGCGATGTGCGCCCCTATGAAATCTTGGCGATTACATTTACCAATAAGGCTGCCGGTGAGATGAAAGAGCGGGTCACTGAACTTGTTGGCCCTGTTGCAAAGTCAATGTGGGTCTCTACATTCCACTCATCGTGTGTGCGCATGTTGCGCCAAGAGGTGGAACGACTTGGCTACAGCAGTACTTTCAGTATTTATGACTCAGCCGATTCTCAGAAGCTCATTTCACGAGTCATGGAGACGCTCAATCTTGATTCCAAGCGTTATCCAGTGCGCCAATTCCAGAATCTGATTTCTAATGCAAAGAATGAATTACAGACTCCTTATGAATACTTAAGTCAGGCTAGCAATCAATTCGAAACCATCGTTGCTGATGTCTATACCCTCTATGAAAAGCGGCTGCAGCAGGCCAACGCCATGGATTTTGATGACTTGATCATGAAGACTGTTCAGGTATTGCAGAAATTCCCTGAAGCCAAGGCTCGCTTTCGCTCTCGCTTTCGCCATATTTTAATTGATGAGTATCAAGATACAAATCATGCTCAGTACCAATTAGTAAAAGAACTTACCGGCGTTGAAGGAGACGGCTTCCCACTGGCAGAGCTCTGTGTTGTTGGAGACGCCGACCAATCTATCTATGGCTTTCGTGGGGCAACAATTCGAAATATTCTGCAATTTGAAGTTGATTACCCAAACGCAACTACGGTCTTACTTGAACAGAACTATCGCTCCACCCAGAATATTCTCAGCGCCGCGAATGCGGTCATCACTAAGAATGAATCTCGCAAAGAGAAGAATCTGTGGTCTGATGCTGGTGCAGGTGCGCCACTGACTGGATACGTTGCAGAATCTGAGTATGACGAAGCTGAATTCATTGAGGGCGAGATTCGTTCACTGCAGGATATGGGCCACTCAAACCCGGGCGATACCGCCATCTTCTATCGCACAAATGCTCAATCTCGTATCTTCGAAGAAGTGTTTATGCGTGCAGCAATTCCATATAAAGTCGTTGGTGGGCTGCGCTTCTATGAGCGCAAAGAGGTAAAGGATCTACTGGCATACCTTCGGGTGCTGGCCAATCCTGATGATGAAGTTTCACTGCGTCGAGTTATTAACTTTCCTAAGCGGGGTATTGGAGATCGCGCCCTGGAAGAAGTTGAGTTGTTCGCCGAATTACACGGCATTTCATTCTGGAACGCGCTTTTGCGAGTAACAGAGGCAACAGCGGTGCCAAATAAAGCTGCCCACTCCATTAGTTCCTTCACCTCCATGCTCACAGCTCTGCAAACTCTGGTGGAAGCAAAGACAAAACCTTCCGTGATTATTGAAGCAGTCCTTGAGCAATCTGGGTTGCTTACTGAACTTGAGGCAAGTACAGATTCGCAAGATGAAGTGCGAGTGGAGAACCTGAAGGAACTTGTTTCAGCCTCGATGGATTATGAAGGGCGCCCATTTGAAGAGCTCATTGAAGATGAAGAGATTTCACTTTCAGGATTCCTGGAGAAAGTTTCACTTGTGGCCGATGCCGATGAAATTCCAGATGGAGCCGATCATGGGGGAGTTGTCACCCTCATGACTCTGCACACCGCTAAAGGTTTGGAATTTCCAACAGTCTTTCTCACCGGAATGGAAGATGGAATATTTCCCCATGCCCGCACCCTCGATGATCCGAAAGAGATTGAAGAAGAGCGCAGACTTGCCTATGTGGGTCTTACTAGGGCGGAGAAACGTCTCTACATTTCTCGCGCTGAATATCGCTTAACTTTTGGAACACCTAAATACAATCCGGCATCACGATTCCTCGATGAGATTCCTGCTGAACTTATTCAATGGAATAGCGAAGCTCGTTCATCTTTTACATCCTCATCCGGTGTGAAGAAATCTCGACTTCCATCAGGGCCACCGCCACGAGCCACGGGAAAGAAATCAACAGCGATGGCACTTGTCGTGGGACAGCGTGTGTCACATGACACATTCGGACTTGGCACCGTCGTTTCACTTGCCGGCGAGGGCGATAAATCAGAGGCGACCATTAACTTCGGCGCCTACGGTGATAAACGCCTGCTGCTTCGATATGCCCCTGTCACAGCGCTATAA
- a CDS encoding PIG-L deacetylase family protein, producing MEPIADSEIKRVLVINAHPDDSDFGASGTIAQWVAQGIEVSYVLCTNGDQGGEESGLTKEEMPAVRQREQRAACAALGISDVTFLNYVDGHLEPTIELRKDIVRQIRRVKPDRMICQSPERNWERIGASHPDHLAAGEATIQAVYPDARNPFAFTDLLEKEGLQPWKVKEVWMQGHAHPDHFVDITDTFHFKLAALKEHASQTSHMENLEEMLREWGQRNAGLGELPEGRIAEAFKIVNTN from the coding sequence ATGGAGCCGATTGCAGATTCAGAGATCAAGCGCGTTTTAGTTATCAACGCCCACCCCGATGATTCAGATTTCGGAGCCTCAGGAACTATCGCGCAGTGGGTGGCGCAAGGCATTGAAGTCTCTTATGTGCTGTGCACAAATGGCGACCAAGGTGGCGAAGAATCTGGACTTACCAAAGAAGAGATGCCGGCAGTGCGTCAGAGAGAACAACGCGCAGCATGTGCCGCACTCGGAATTAGTGATGTCACATTCCTGAATTATGTAGACGGTCATCTTGAACCGACTATCGAGCTACGCAAAGATATTGTCAGGCAAATTCGCCGAGTGAAACCAGATCGTATGATCTGCCAATCACCTGAGCGCAATTGGGAACGCATCGGTGCCAGCCATCCAGATCACCTAGCTGCAGGTGAAGCCACTATTCAAGCGGTCTATCCCGATGCCCGTAACCCATTTGCCTTTACAGATTTATTGGAAAAAGAAGGTCTACAACCGTGGAAGGTGAAAGAAGTCTGGATGCAGGGTCACGCACATCCAGATCACTTCGTTGATATCACCGACACATTCCACTTTAAATTGGCGGCGCTGAAAGAACATGCTTCCCAGACATCACATATGGAAAACCTGGAAGAAATGCTGCGCGAATGGGGCCAACGTAACGCTGGCTTAGGCGAACTTCCAGAGGGTCGAATCGCCGAAGCATTCAAAATCGTCAATACGAATTAA
- a CDS encoding MBL fold metallo-hydrolase: MEILPGLHRIECPIGPRYVALYAIVGKVDILLVDTGFDGSIRETLVPYFKEHNLSLSKVRYAINTHSDYDHTGGNGAVKELMPNALICCGERDRPMIEDLQIMIDDRYNEFAHDHGFAESQEAVDFIRTVAFESKVDIGFAGNERIDLGGRMVEILHTPGHSWGHLSVLDEQTGAVIIGDAVLGESVLLADGAPAFPPTYRFVEAYRSTIRLLKAYKPSEVLTSHYPRYKGQLGLDFLDLSLAYTDRIEKICFETIQEVAKPITMLELIEIAHTRMGPWPDPAYKYLVYPVLGHLEVLESYGKIKRSKNSAGIDTFSI, from the coding sequence ATGGAGATACTCCCAGGTTTACATCGCATTGAATGTCCAATTGGGCCTCGTTATGTGGCCCTCTATGCCATCGTTGGCAAAGTTGATATTTTGCTTGTCGATACCGGTTTTGATGGCTCGATACGTGAAACCTTAGTTCCATACTTTAAAGAACATAATCTTTCACTGAGCAAAGTTCGCTATGCCATTAATACACACTCAGATTACGACCATACTGGTGGCAATGGCGCAGTCAAAGAGCTGATGCCAAATGCATTGATATGTTGTGGTGAACGAGATCGTCCGATGATTGAAGACCTTCAGATTATGATTGATGATCGATATAACGAATTTGCTCATGACCACGGGTTTGCAGAATCGCAAGAAGCGGTCGATTTCATTCGTACCGTTGCCTTTGAAAGTAAAGTAGATATTGGTTTTGCCGGTAATGAGCGAATTGATTTAGGCGGACGCATGGTAGAGATACTCCATACACCTGGACACTCATGGGGACATTTATCTGTACTCGACGAACAGACTGGTGCAGTAATTATCGGAGACGCAGTTTTAGGTGAGTCAGTTCTCCTTGCAGATGGTGCTCCAGCATTCCCACCCACATATAGATTTGTTGAGGCATATCGTTCAACAATTCGACTTTTAAAGGCCTACAAACCAAGTGAAGTACTGACATCACACTATCCACGATATAAAGGTCAACTTGGTCTTGATTTTCTAGATCTATCTCTTGCGTACACGGATCGAATTGAAAAAATTTGCTTCGAGACTATTCAAGAAGTAGCTAAGCCGATAACCATGCTAGAACTGATTGAGATCGCACATACTCGAATGGGACCATGGCCAGATCCTGCATATAAATATCTGGTCTACCCCGTACTTGGACATCTTGAAGTACTTGAATCCTATGGAAAAATCAAGAGAAGCAAAAATAGTGCGGGAATCGATACCTTCAGTATCTAA
- a CDS encoding enoyl-CoA hydratase/isomerase family protein, with the protein MRTLPGLPDELLFVQDGAVATITLNRPEKLNTMTPAMGKAIIQLVTYINNEDSIRVVILTGTGSRAFSAGSDVKVLDDYGSNWQLRNRIDYARELWKIRKPVIAKIRGYCIGGGLEMALMSDIRYATPDSRFAAGEIKLGWHGGAGNTQLLPRVMSPGRALEMLLTGDMVSAEEARDWGLVDRIFDDADIDAKVADLAARIAGNAPIASELAKHLVRVSMSTAVDVGLQYENDTFAYCFTTEDSDEGRAAFTEKRKPNFKGR; encoded by the coding sequence ATGAGAACTTTGCCAGGGTTGCCAGATGAATTGCTCTTTGTACAAGATGGAGCAGTTGCCACTATAACTTTAAACCGCCCAGAGAAGCTCAATACAATGACGCCTGCAATGGGTAAGGCCATCATCCAATTAGTCACCTACATTAATAATGAGGATTCCATTCGCGTGGTCATCCTGACCGGAACTGGAAGTAGAGCGTTCTCGGCTGGAAGTGATGTAAAAGTTCTTGATGACTATGGGTCTAATTGGCAGTTACGAAACCGGATTGATTACGCTCGCGAACTTTGGAAGATTCGTAAACCAGTAATTGCGAAAATTAGAGGCTATTGCATCGGTGGTGGACTCGAAATGGCGCTGATGTCTGACATTCGTTATGCAACTCCCGATTCCAGATTTGCTGCTGGGGAGATAAAACTTGGATGGCATGGAGGAGCAGGCAACACGCAGCTTCTTCCACGTGTGATGTCACCTGGCAGAGCACTTGAAATGTTACTCACAGGGGACATGGTGAGCGCAGAGGAGGCGCGTGATTGGGGCCTAGTCGACAGAATTTTCGATGATGCTGATATTGATGCAAAGGTAGCCGATCTCGCAGCTCGAATCGCAGGAAATGCTCCTATCGCTTCAGAACTGGCAAAACATCTGGTGCGAGTCTCAATGTCAACTGCTGTAGATGTTGGGTTGCAGTACGAGAATGACACTTTTGCATATTGCTTCACAACCGAAGATAGCGATGAAGGCCGAGCGGCCTTTACCGAAAAAAGAAAACCGAATTTCAAAGGAAGATAG
- a CDS encoding FadR/GntR family transcriptional regulator has product MKTKMARNLPTQIVISLGNQIVSGQVAPGSVITSDVLEAQFGVSRTVVREALKVLHDKGLTRARTKTGTIVLERHEWNLLDPDVISWLQASGLGRELVRDLEEVRASYEPWVARIAAKRRGSKDISVLTNSLKKMTDAFYQEGPQSEAIGEADAAFHQALLDATQNELMKRIGKLFIPLLKIRDDMVRHVVDDGDFLIQHQAVLDAIVEEDADLAEAAMKVLLSQAIQASTDARKKSPR; this is encoded by the coding sequence ATGAAAACTAAGATGGCGCGCAACCTGCCAACCCAGATTGTCATCTCACTGGGCAACCAAATAGTCTCTGGTCAAGTTGCGCCGGGCTCAGTGATTACATCTGATGTGCTGGAAGCTCAATTTGGAGTCAGTCGCACCGTAGTCCGGGAAGCTCTCAAAGTGCTTCACGACAAGGGTTTAACTCGTGCTCGCACTAAGACCGGAACGATTGTGCTGGAGCGACATGAGTGGAATTTATTGGATCCTGACGTGATCTCTTGGCTACAGGCATCTGGGCTTGGCCGAGAATTAGTTCGCGATTTAGAAGAAGTTCGAGCGAGCTATGAACCATGGGTAGCTCGAATTGCTGCGAAACGACGCGGAAGTAAAGATATCTCTGTCCTCACCAATTCATTGAAGAAAATGACAGATGCCTTTTATCAAGAGGGACCACAATCTGAAGCAATCGGTGAAGCAGATGCGGCATTTCATCAAGCTCTTTTGGATGCCACGCAGAATGAGTTGATGAAACGTATTGGAAAACTATTCATTCCACTTTTGAAGATTAGAGATGACATGGTTCGCCACGTTGTCGATGATGGAGACTTTCTGATTCAACATCAAGCAGTTCTGGACGCAATTGTTGAGGAAGATGCTGATCTAGCCGAAGCCGCCATGAAAGTACTTCTCAGCCAAGCGATACAAGCATCGACAGATGCTCGTAAGAAATCTCCACGATAA